The nucleotide sequence CAAGGAAGTAGGCCACATATCTGTTGTCGGTCATGAGAGTAAAGGGAAAATAAATAAACGTTTAAGAATTCAAATAGAAGATTAGTTTGTTAGATAACTTTAGTATAGAATATAGAATTCGTTTTTATTTGATCGTTGGGGTTTTCGCTGTTTCGACCGCAGCAATTTTGATTAAATTAGCATCTGAAGCCCACCCATTAGCGATAGCGTTTTATAGAATGTTTATTAGTGTAATAGTATTTTTACTGATAGCTTGTATATACCGTATTCAGCGACCACAGCATATCAATGTATTCACTGTAAAAAATAACCAAGTTATAAGAATATTAATTAGTAGTTTGGGACTAGCAATGCATTTTTGGTTTTGGGTTTGGTCATTAAGCTTTACTTCAGTTGCAAGCTCTGTTCTTTTGGTTACTACAAACCCTTTTATAGTGCTCTTATTTTCTTGGATTATATGGTCACATCCTATTCGTTTAAAAATGATAACTGGAATGTTTATTGGTTTGATTGGAGGAGCCATAATTATATTAGGAGATTCACAATATGATAATAATATTACCGGTGATTTATTAGCATTATTGGGTTCTCTTTGCATAGTGCCATATGTTTTATGTGGAAGAAGTTTAAGAAAAGATATGCATATATTGACTTATAATTTATATGTTTATGGATTAGCAACTACTTTTTTATTTATCTTGATAATAATTTTTCAAATTGAATTATTTAGACTAAGTGTTTATACATACTTTATGCTATTCTTAGTAGCATTGATTCCTCAAGTTATTGGTCACTCATTGCTAAATTGGGTTTTAGGGTATGCAACAGCCGTTTT is from SAR202 cluster bacterium and encodes:
- a CDS encoding DMT family transporter; its protein translation is MLDNFSIEYRIRFYLIVGVFAVSTAAILIKLASEAHPLAIAFYRMFISVIVFLLIACIYRIQRPQHINVFTVKNNQVIRILISSLGLAMHFWFWVWSLSFTSVASSVLLVTTNPFIVLLFSWIIWSHPIRLKMITGMFIGLIGGAIIILGDSQYDNNITGDLLALLGSLCIVPYVLCGRSLRKDMHILTYNLYVYGLATTFLFILIIIFQIELFRLSVYTYFMLFLVALIPQVIGHSLLNWVLGYATAVLVTISVMAEPIIATILASIILNEIPTFYWYMGGFLILLGIYLSISELENDFIDNDT